In one window of Oryza sativa Japonica Group chromosome 9, ASM3414082v1 DNA:
- the LOC4346786 gene encoding uncharacterized protein, protein MKQRTGDGSPARRHCFTFPDIVVCEPLTRCHQGILCPPDLSGYQCLGVFLLDGDGDGGRIGMSNFKVICALYDRYLLNYILPLSETLACTFTSGSGGGGWRLPHSTAAGGDVTLEHVRLDATSFVGRANGRVYWEIEGDEGGDMLVLDETTAGFSLVTFPENVRESYDKRTFRIIAGGDGVAMRVVRVINNDLKVFAQLDGDGEWVLEKRVWLPAAARGLPGYDEGYFQEQNGEAIVVAASAAYVLLTPPVEDTWLFSVELETMAVERWHERNKYAGVAYPCELPWPRALQATDADQISGRRRC, encoded by the coding sequence ATGAAGCAACGCACCGGCGACGGCTCACCGGCGCGGCGCCACTGCTTCACCTTCCCCGACATCGTCGTCTGCGAGCCCCTGACGCGGTGCCACCAGGGTATCCTCTGTCCTCCCGACCTCAGCGGTTACCAGTGCCTcggcgtcttcctcctcgacggcgacggcgacggcggccgcatCGGCATGTCCAACTTCAAGGTCATCTGCGCACTCTACGATCGTTACCTGCTGAACTATATTCTCCCTCTCAGCGAGACATTGGCCTGCACGTTCAcctccggcagcggcggcggcggctggcgcctACCGCACAGCACAGCCGCCGGTGGCGACGTCACACTAGAGCATGTAAGGCTCGACGCCACGAGCTTCGTGGGGCGTGCAAATGGCCGCGTCTACTGGGAAATCGAgggcgacgaaggcggcgacATGCTCGTCCTCGACGAGACCACCGCGGGATTCTCCCTCGTGACGTTCCCGGAGAACGTCCGCGAGAGCTACGACAAGCGGACGTTCCGgatcatcgccggcggcgacggcgtcgccaTGCGCGTGGTCCGTGTGATAAACAACGACCTCAAGGTGTTCGCgcagctcgacggcgacggcgagtgggTGCTCGAGAAGCGGGTttggttgccggcggcggcacggggcctGCCAGGGTACGACGAGGGGTACTTCCAGGAGCAGAACGGAGAAGCCATCGTTgtcgcggcgagcgcggcgtatGTGCTGCTGACGCCGCCGGTGGAGGACACTTGGCTCTTCTCCGTCGAGCTGGAGACGATGGCGGTGGAGCGGTGGCATGAGAGGAACAAGTATGCCGGGGTGGCTTACCCCTGCGAGTTGCCATGGCCGCGGGCTTTGCAGGCTACGGATGCTGATCAGATTAGTGGGAGGAGACGATGCTGA
- the LOC4346787 gene encoding uncharacterized protein — protein MAKEKAPCCSTNNSSKAPATARPTTKGSTTASGNGRPPPTTLHDVPDKLLELILQNLDSSLSLVRAAATCQRWRRVITQQSFVLDYDIPPHQIVGHYHHRLHPPSFTTPKPRGCCSSVAFVPTSPEFLTTGRRRRRFSLDFLPGGGSRWEIVDSRGSLLLLAKKKKSNWMRRCFPDLVVCEPVTRRHKVIPRMEVMKYHHCVGVFLLDFDRNGSFSMSNFKVTCVVYQPYFGVSGDVGTITVCEYMEDMWDWTRHMKPDEDDEVPKLFEWYVVVTHLRTRPGIHLHDRDSLRFLGHAGGSIFWAIKEDEGSLLILDENGIDPHILRTPAGVRGSELRAIVDGNGDRHNVRVVVLEGETLRVVTWLCDTDELVLEKSLHLVEATRRLQGYKESCFCGGVDIVTVSTSCAVVTPVEEKTTWMVSIDLETMEVTECKYASVAYPCELPWPPTLSACTVNCRRFGYIWSLP, from the coding sequence ATGGCAAAGGAGAAAGCTCCTTGCTGCAGTACAAACAACAGCAGCAAagcaccggcgacggcgaggccgacgaCCAAGGGGTCAACAACAGCGTCCGGCAATGGCaggccaccgccgacgacgctGCACGACGTCCCCGACAAGCTCCTGGAGCTCATCCTCCAAAACCTCGATTCGTCTCTCTCGCTCGTCCGCGCCGCGGCGACATGCCAGCGGTGGCGCCGAGTCATCACCCAACAGAGCTTCGTCCTCGACTACGACATACCACCGCATCAGATCGTGGGCCACTACCACCACCGTCTCCATCCACCATCCTTCACTACTCCCAAACCCAGAGGCTGCTGCAGCAGCGTCGCGTTCGTCCCCACCTCGCCGGAGTTTctcaccaccggccgccgccgccgccgcttctccctCGACTTCCTCCCCGGTGGCGGCTCGCGGTGGGAGATCGTCGATAGCCGtggcagcctcctcctcctcgccaagaAAAAGAAATCCAACTGGATGCGCCGCTGCTTCCCCGACCTCGTCGTCTGCGAGCCGGTCACACGGCGGCACAAGGTGATCCCTCGCATGGAGGTGATGAAGTACCACCACTGCGTCGGCGTGTTCCTCCTCGACTTCGACCGCAACGGCAGCTTCTCCATGTCCAATTTCAAGGTGACATGCGTGGTGTACCAGCCATACTTCGGTGTGTCCGGAGATGTTGGCACGATTACTGTTTGCGAGTACATGGAGGACATGTGGGATTGGACCCGGCACATGAAGCCCGACGAAGATGATGAGGTACCCAAGCTTTTCGAGTGGTACGTCGTCGTCACGCATCTCAGAACCAGACCCGGTATCCATCTCCATGATAGGGATTCCCTTCGTTTTCTTGGCCatgctgggggctcgatattCTGGGCGATCAAGGAAGACGAAGGGTCACTGCTAATTCTCGATGAGAATGGGATTGATCCCCACATTTTACGCACGCCAGCGGGTGTGCGAGGGTCAGAGCTGCGAGCTATCGTCGACGGCAATGGCGACCGTCACAACGTGCGCGTCGTCGTCTTAGAGGGAGAGACTCTCCGTGTTGTGACATGGTTGTGCGACACTGATGAGTTGGTTCTTGAGAAGAGCCTCCATTTGGTGGAGGCTACTCGTAGGCTACAAGGCTACAAGGAGAGCTGTTTTTGCGGCGGAGTGGACATCGTCACGGTGAGCACGTCGTGTGCTGTTGTGACGCCGGTGGAGGAGAAGACGACATGGATGGTCTCCATCGACCTTGAGACCATGGAGGTGACGGAATGCAAGTACGCAAGTGTTGCGTATCCGTGTGAGCTTCCGTGGCCACCTACCTTAAGCGCTTGCACCGTGAATTGTAGAAGATTTGGATATATATGGTCGTTGCCCTAA